The genomic DNA TGCTAAATGCATCAGGAACTTCCAACCACTGCAGTCTCAGCATCTCTCACCTTCAATCTCCTTTGCTGCCTCCATGAGTGACTGATCTGTCTTTAGAAGTGTTTCCACCACATCGTCCTTGGACTCAAAGTACTTTTTCAGCACCTCTTCTGCCTAGTTGTATAGAATAAGTTAAAGACAAGCCAATGAGCCTGTTAACTGACATTAGTGTTACAAACTATGTTGCGATTCAAATAGTTTCCTACATTTAAAGGACCTAAGACTGACTTAGAGATGCCCTCCCCAAATCCAAGCCTTTCCATAGCCCCATCTTTTAGAATCTAGTAAACGTTTTGAAGTACTTGTATCTTCGatctctttggttttctttttcacatatCTAATATAACACCATGAGCTGATCATGTTGGTTTTAGCTCAGAAACTGTAAACTCAGCCTTTAGTTGCCATCTGTTCATCCAAGTCTCACAGCCCCAGATCTTATTTACTGACTACTGCAGAAGTTTTATCTCAGATTAAGGAGAAATTTGCAATGTGATGTTAAGAACAGTCCTATTATTCCAATGCTCAAAGATGACTTTATAGCTTATAGAAATGATCATCAGACATTTTCCAGTGTCCTATAAGATGTTCCCTGTCTGGATTATGATCTCCTTTTCTCTTGATAATCTCTGCATTGTGCACTGTCTCCCAGAACATCGGGTCTCTTGCTATGCCACAGATACACATTAATATACTGTTATGGATGTGTTGTTTGAAATTCCCATCCTCTACATAGCgacttttctttctgtctaaCTACTTTGAATGGTTTATTCATATTTTCCTCAAAGTTTATCAAAAGTAAATTACAGAATCTCTTGTAAGTATGGAATGCACATGGGTGTAAATTATTATGAAAGGTATATAATCAGAAAAGtgccttaaaattttaaaaggagttGAGGCACCATCCTTTTGTCCTTTTGTACCTCCTTTATGATCCTTGGCATACAATTGAAGAAAGCATTATGTGCCAGCAGCTGTCTTAGATTATGAATGCAGCTTGAAGATGGAGTCCCTAGACTAACATTCTGGACAACAAAGGAGATGCCTGTGAACAAGAAGTTGGTGAAGCCACCACAGCAGCACTGGGTTCTTCACAGGCGACTTGTTGTCcatgagaaaaaggagaaatatttagCCATTTAAAGAGATTGTTGTTGGTAAATAACTCAAAGTCAAACCAAATCTTAAACTCTATTTTCAGCAAACAGTagtctagaaatgaaaaatacagatGATGATGGCTAGCACTGCACTCAAGAGTTCCAGATCCTTCACTGTTTGATCTTAAGTGAGCCTTTTGATTCACTATGCctgctgttctgtttctctttatgacaCATTAAAAATGTATGGCTTGTGTGAGGGTCTGAGAATTAAGAGAATAAAGTTCTGAAACACTGGAAGAACAGATAAATATCATTTGTTCATGGGTATAAATTACTTCATTCTTGAAATACTTTGAATGAATATACTtttaattagttttctttttttgtttctcattttctctctagCAACCTAAGAAGGCCCTAACTCACAaagccaaataaatcattttagaaaattaGCTGCCTGAAGTATTCAGTGAATACATAAATTCCATAAACATTTCTGAGATGTCCCGCTGTACTTCCAAGGAGAAAGCTGCTGTCTGTCTCGAGGTTAGCTCTTTGCCTAGATAGATGAAAGACTAGGGCACTCTCTGCCAACACCATTGCAGCTTCTGTGTTCTCACCGGCATTTGGAAGAGATTCCTCACTAAGAACCCTCAAATGGTACCAACTACTCAATTTACCTGGAGCCCCTTTCCAGTGGTCTGGTTATACTTTTTCTCTAGCTCCCGTTTCTTTTGAAGAAAGAGGTAATAACCTCCTGGTTTAGAAAATGTGCCCTGTTTCACTTCTTCTTCCAAAGATCCAAAGATATCTTTCAGCAAATCTGAGCAATGAGCTAATGACACATCCATGTTTTTCTTAATAAAGGCATCTCGCTTCGCTACCAGCTGTTCCTGGGTGAGGATAAAATCACATAGATGGTTGAGAGGATGGAGGCAACAAAACAAACTGCTTGGAAATGTCTAAATGGGGCCATGCTCTTCATCTCACTGTGACATACAAGATACCCTGAGGAGGGTGCTGGCTACCCCAATTGACACTTCAAATTTGATTTCCTAGAGGCCTTGCTCTCAATTCTTCTTCTTCAGAGATAATCCCAGAGCACAGACACTGCTTCATGGGAAGCATCTATCTACTAAGTCACTAATAGAAGGAATATTTCAGATTATAAATTAAAGATAGGCCAGCCTGTGCTGACTTGCTGAACCACTTTTTTTGTGACACCATGAACATCTCATTAGTGGACAAAGGTTTCCTTGTCTATGAGGGAGAGTGTAACACCACTGATCTCAGAGGTTTCCTGTCAAACCATAGGAGCAAATACAGAGTACTAAGCCCAGTGATGCTAAAGAAACACCTAGTAAAGGCAAATTGATTATGCAATGATCTTTAACACATGAATATTTCCCTGCATTTTCTCACTGTACAGACAATGAAAGTACTGAAGATGATATGTTCAGCTATTCTATGTATGGGAAGCATAACAAAAGAGGTATCTACTTTTTATCAAGCAAGTAACTAAATATCAACTTCTGTATCTCATTTAGGTTGGGGAGTAGTCAATGTCTTCTTCACATTGACTACTTCTTCACATTGTCTTGTTTCCCCAGAACTTCTGTATGAAGCCAGATGTCCTTTTAAAATCCAGCCTTGGTAATCTGAAAAGCATTGCCACTGATCAAAGGGCAAAACATCTGTAAACCATCTTATGATTagtgtagggagacattgtagccccacctcctagtagccccttcaggtgtgcctggccacatccatgagggcatggtcaggggagttCAAAGATGACGAAAAGAGAATTCGTAAGAGGTCAGAAACACGtggatgccccttctctctggccatgctagcttgcggactctgggcatgctctgTCTTGCGTTTGGGCTGCTCTTcctctgaataaagaaatcttagccttacggaccacagatcatctttgagcgcacgcaaTAGATTAGTTTCTCATTGCTAGTGCAGATCACAAAAGCAAGGAATTCCttggcaataaaaacaaaaaaatagaaatgaataatataataaatgttatatttaaaattctcaaagaacaaaaatattacaTTATGAAAATGTTAATGAAACAATACTTTGTGAATGCAGTTTTTAATTTCCTCAGTATCTGAAAACATGGTTTCCAGAGtggggaaaataacaaaaatggaaaatgtgtatatgtgtgtacacgtacacatgtgcatgggtgtgcaaaACATGACCAGTTAAAGTGTCATGCTTTTTTTCTAACTCCAGCTGTATATAATCTTTCAATTGCCATTGCAAATCTGAGTGTCACTGTATTGGAAAGTAAGGACAATcttcatctcagaaaaaaaccaTGTcctttgtgttagggttttgagTACCACACATACCACTAATTTCTTCTGGAACTTTTGGTCTATATCCTTAAAAGATTTCTTAATGAAGACCTCAATGGCCTCACTCTCAATGGGTCTGTGCAGGTCCAGAAGCTCTTTGAAGGTTTCTGTAGGAAACTGGACCTTCTGGTTCATCTGTTCTTCATAGTGCTCAATGGCCTTTTGCACCGCAGCTGCGTTCTCTATCTGTGCCAAAGTCAGGACAGCATTCTCCATGCAGGGTAGTTCTCCACTACTAATGGCATTGACATAGGCCAGCACCAGGCTCTGTAAACCTAtcaaagaatttaagaaaatggCTGTCATTTGGTAGAAAGTGCATTCAAAAGCTTTCAGGATTCTCTAGATAGGATAGCAACTTAGTAATTTATTGATCTTAAGATTCAGAGAACATTAAATCCTCTTTTTCATTCCCCTTCATTTGTTCAAAGATGGATATATGACTGAATGGCTTCCAGCATTGGGAGAGGGGAGTTGAGGTATCCACTCGTGTTTCtttatttcccctttctctctcttcccaatcTATTTCCTTCCTCTCATTAATTTACAGTTTTattcttcattgatttttaatAGGCACATGTcagttttgcttttatattggttttgttgttgcttctttTTAAGGTGGTGCATCTTTCTAGTCGTATCTCTATCCTATAAAAAGCTACCAGCCCAGCTCCTCCCACAAAGCTGTAAGTAGATGAGCTAACCATCTAGTTCTGCTCATAACTTTGCTGATTCATTGAAAGCATCACACTCCAGAAATTTTCCCTGCCCTTTTATAGCATGACAATATGTTGTATGCAGAATGTTCAAGACAGTTATGCATGTAAACTAGAAAACTTTAACTTGTCCTCCAGAATCTCTACATGCTAAATCCTCATACAGCTTAGAACCAACTGCTATTTCTGTAAATCCATGTTCCTATCTTTTCAGGACATCACCATTGCACACTTCTCCAATGAGCTTTTCAACTCTCTTATTCACTCTCTTTTCTCAGTCACCTGACTCTAATTATCTTAAAGTTGGAAAGTTGTGTCCAGCTTGGGGCCTGCTTCTGTTACACTAGTTCCTCAGGTATTACACTCTGTCCTTGTGGGTAAATCCTACTCAATTCAACTTCTCACCTTGTTCAACTTAAAAAACACCAATGTGTTCTCTGTGCCCATGGACTTATGACCCACTTGCCTAGAACTCTGAATCCCATTAGCCACTCCtctcttattattaattttttgaacTATTATTTATCACTatgctttttgggttttttttttctttaaagtgtttCTCTGAGGTATTTATGCTGGAATGAGAATGGAGCCATATCTCTTTATATCTCATTAAATCCAAAAAATGGCTCTTTATACTCATTACTAAACATTAAGTTTGTACTTAAAAATTTGTAGTGACAAATTCCATAcaggctgttttcatttttttcttacttttagttATCCTTTTTATAAGTGGGCACCATGAGTGACAGGAAAAGGCTTCTAGGGTTGGATTAGATTTTAGTTAATTTCTCTATTTCCAACTTTGGCTATTACAGAATTGAATGATGAGAAATAGCTTCAGTTTCCAAGTAAATTCCATCATGTGATGCATCAGTTACATTTTCAATGACATATCCTACAATAAGCAGACAAAAAGCCCAGAATGGAAGTACAGGGGATGACCTACGTGGTCCATTGACTATGATGCCACCAGAGAGAGTCTTGACATTGGAATAGCTGAAGATATATGAGGTGAATTCTTCAACTTGTTCTACAAATTCACTACTCAGATCTTCTTCACTAATTGTCTCTAGTTTAGAAAGATACTTTCTCTGAGCAGGCCTGTCAAAGACAAAGCACTTCCTCTTTGGGAAGAATGTCCTGATGCAGAGCCGAGGCTTGTTAAAGCTTTCACTTTTCTTATCAGATCctgcaaaatgaaaattagaTATAGTAAACTTCAAATGTATTATTTCAATATATGACATTTCCAATTCCATAATATCTACAAAGCCTATGTAAGCTGAAAAACACCtaatataaaaaatgataaaaacttaaataaataggaaagaaaacacactttATGTTAGAAAAAGTAGTTTGAAATTTCACATGGAGTCCAAACAATTCAGCAAAGCTCTGTTTCATATCCCACAATTGTCAGGATAATACAGCTACAAAATTGAGACTATTGTCAACTGTGCCAGAAATGACATTTATGAATAGTTTTCCCTTTGTATCAGAACATTCCACCAAGCACAGGTACCTTTCATCAGGGTCAAAGCATATTCCAGGTACTCATCAGCAGTGATGGGTTTTCCATCag from Cricetulus griseus strain 17A/GY chromosome 1 unlocalized genomic scaffold, alternate assembly CriGri-PICRH-1.0 chr1_0, whole genome shotgun sequence includes the following:
- the LOC100762688 gene encoding guanylate-binding protein 2-like isoform X2 — protein: MASDINMPSPVCLIENSKQQLVPNEEALKILSTIDQPMVVVAIVGFYRTGKSYLMNKLAGKQKGFSLGFMAQSHTKGIWMWCLPHPQKPGHTLVLLDTEGLEDVQKGDNQNDCWIFTLAVLLSSTFIYNSTGTINQQAMDQLHYVTELTDLIKSKSSPEQSGVDDSANFVGFFPTFVWALRDFSLELEADGKPITADEYLEYALTLMKGSDKKSESFNKPRLCIRTFFPKRKCFVFDRPAQRKYLSKLETISEEDLSSEFVEQVEEFTSYIFSYSNVKTLSGGIIVNGPRLQSLVLAYVNAISSGELPCMENAVLTLAQIENAAAVQKAIEHYEEQMNQKVQFPTETFKELLDLHRPIESEAIEVFIKKSFKDIDQKFQKKLVEQLVAKRDAFIKKNMDVSLAHCSDLLKDIFGSLEEEVKQGTFSKPGGYYLFLQKKRELEKKYNQTTGKGLQAEEVLKKYFESKDDVVETLLKTDQSLMEAAKEIEVERIKAEAAEATNRALAEKQNKYELLMAEKDKSYQEHMKQLTEKMQQERVQLMAENEKIISLKLQEQERLLKEGFQNESRKLHQEIESIKKSQSSGKCTIL